Proteins from a single region of Haloterrigena alkaliphila:
- a CDS encoding Zn-ribbon domain-containing OB-fold protein — protein sequence MSENESETRDAGFDEWLDAAEEDAAYYLECPNGHGSLPPRRVCPDCGATHLEEAQLPETGEIQTFTVTHVPTPAFEEDAPYATAVADFGPVRITGQVVGIELETIENGLEVELEVTVSETTGERVLGFSSV from the coding sequence ATGAGCGAGAACGAATCCGAGACGCGAGACGCCGGCTTCGACGAGTGGCTCGACGCCGCCGAGGAGGACGCGGCGTACTACCTCGAGTGCCCGAACGGCCACGGTTCCCTGCCGCCGCGTCGCGTCTGTCCGGACTGCGGCGCGACCCATCTCGAGGAGGCCCAGTTGCCGGAGACGGGCGAAATCCAGACGTTCACCGTCACGCACGTTCCGACGCCGGCGTTCGAGGAGGACGCGCCGTACGCGACGGCCGTCGCCGACTTCGGCCCCGTTCGAATCACGGGGCAGGTCGTCGGCATCGAACTCGAAACGATCGAGAACGGCCTCGAGGTCGAACTCGAGGTCACCGTCTCGGAGACGACGGGCGAACGCGTGCTCGGGTTCAGTTCGGTTTAG
- a CDS encoding HalOD1 output domain-containing protein, with the protein MQLSHVLEREYGRENPASIALVESICAIENVDPTELPTEGGFVLHDYVDPTALDSLVGDGTGDGTTVVSFEIVTEKTYAVDICDDGRIVIHHDGSP; encoded by the coding sequence ATGCAATTATCACACGTCCTCGAGCGCGAGTACGGGCGCGAGAATCCGGCGAGCATCGCCCTCGTCGAATCGATCTGTGCGATCGAGAACGTCGATCCGACCGAGTTACCCACCGAAGGCGGGTTCGTCTTGCACGATTACGTCGATCCGACCGCGCTCGACTCGCTCGTCGGCGACGGAACCGGAGACGGGACCACGGTCGTTTCCTTCGAGATCGTCACCGAGAAGACGTACGCAGTCGATATCTGCGACGACGGCCGCATCGTGATTCACCACGACGGCAGCCCGTAG
- a CDS encoding M42 family metallopeptidase — translation MTSAPFDLEFLTELTETSGVPGYEDRVRELVIDAFEDSVDRVRTDAMGNVVGTLEGDSEFSVAVAAHMDEIGFMVRHVTGDEDGFGFVELEALGGWDARILKAQRVTIHTDDGDLPGVIGSPPPHTLSEEEREKTPKVEDVVVDVGLPSEELEERVSPGDLVTMDQTTELVGETITGKALDDRICLFAMLEAADRLTGPDVTIHLCATVQEEVGLRGAHALGVDVDPDLALALDVTVANDVPGFDAGDHVTDLGEGAAIKLKDGSVITSPKVHRRLQAVAEDEAIDYQHEILPAGGTDTAGFQGSAGAKPVGAISIPTRYLHTPTETAHVDDVAATIDLLEAFLESEDGEYDYTL, via the coding sequence ATGACATCCGCCCCGTTCGATCTGGAGTTTCTCACCGAACTGACGGAGACGAGCGGCGTCCCCGGCTACGAGGACCGCGTTCGCGAACTCGTGATCGACGCGTTCGAGGACAGCGTCGACCGCGTTCGGACGGACGCGATGGGAAACGTCGTTGGGACGCTCGAGGGCGACTCGGAATTTTCCGTAGCCGTCGCCGCTCACATGGACGAGATCGGCTTCATGGTCCGCCACGTGACGGGCGACGAGGACGGGTTCGGCTTCGTCGAACTCGAGGCGCTGGGCGGCTGGGACGCCCGCATCCTCAAGGCCCAGCGCGTGACGATCCACACCGACGACGGGGACCTGCCGGGCGTCATCGGCTCGCCGCCGCCCCACACCCTCAGCGAGGAGGAACGCGAGAAGACCCCGAAAGTGGAGGACGTTGTCGTGGACGTCGGCCTCCCCTCCGAGGAACTCGAGGAGCGGGTTTCGCCAGGCGACCTCGTGACGATGGACCAGACGACCGAACTGGTCGGGGAGACGATCACCGGCAAGGCCCTCGACGACCGGATCTGCCTGTTCGCGATGCTCGAGGCGGCCGACCGACTCACCGGTCCCGACGTGACGATCCACCTCTGCGCGACGGTCCAGGAGGAGGTCGGCCTGCGCGGCGCCCACGCGCTGGGCGTCGACGTCGACCCCGACCTCGCGCTCGCGCTGGACGTCACCGTCGCCAACGACGTCCCGGGCTTCGACGCCGGCGATCACGTCACCGACCTCGGCGAGGGCGCGGCGATCAAGCTCAAAGACGGCAGCGTCATCACGTCCCCGAAGGTCCACCGACGGCTACAGGCCGTCGCCGAGGACGAAGCGATCGACTACCAGCACGAGATCCTCCCGGCCGGCGGCACCGATACCGCCGGCTTCCAGGGGTCGGCCGGCGCGAAACCCGTCGGTGCGATCTCGATCCCGACGCGATACCTCCACACCCCGACCGAGACCGCCCA
- a CDS encoding thiolase domain-containing protein: protein MSNVRVAGVGLTPFGNAPERTSRDLFAEASISAFEDSGVSRDDVDALLYGNFMGELSEHQGHHGPLMAEAAGVRAPATRYESACASSGTAVRDAVMRIRNGEDDVILVGGAERMTNLGTAGATEALAIAADDLWEVRAGMTFPGAYALMAQAYFDEYGGEHEDLAHIAVKNHENALNNEKAQYQSAIEVSDVLEAPQVSSPLGLYDSCPISDGAAAIVLTSEEYAAENDVDAPVAITGTGQGGDRMALHDREYLARSPAAREAGSEAYADAGVDAADVDFAEVHDCFTIAEVLAIESLDLFPVGEGISAARDGRTTADGETPINLSGGLKAKGHPVGATGASQIAEVATLLSGDHPNSAFVEDASTAVAHNAGGTVASATVHVLEEVSDR, encoded by the coding sequence ATGAGTAACGTACGTGTCGCAGGCGTCGGCCTGACCCCGTTCGGGAACGCGCCCGAGCGGACCAGCCGGGACCTCTTCGCGGAAGCGAGTATCTCGGCGTTCGAGGACAGCGGTGTCTCTCGAGACGACGTCGACGCCCTCCTCTACGGCAACTTCATGGGCGAACTGTCCGAACACCAGGGCCACCACGGACCGCTGATGGCCGAAGCCGCGGGCGTGCGGGCGCCCGCGACCCGCTACGAGTCCGCCTGCGCCTCGAGCGGAACGGCCGTCCGCGACGCGGTTATGCGCATCCGCAACGGGGAGGACGACGTCATCCTCGTCGGCGGCGCCGAGCGGATGACCAACCTCGGCACCGCGGGCGCGACGGAAGCCCTCGCCATCGCCGCGGACGACCTCTGGGAGGTCCGCGCGGGGATGACCTTCCCCGGCGCCTACGCGCTGATGGCCCAGGCCTACTTCGACGAGTACGGCGGCGAACACGAGGATCTGGCCCACATCGCCGTCAAGAACCACGAGAACGCCCTGAACAACGAGAAGGCCCAGTACCAGAGCGCGATCGAGGTCAGCGACGTCCTCGAGGCGCCGCAGGTCTCCTCGCCGCTGGGGCTGTACGACTCCTGTCCGATCTCGGACGGCGCCGCCGCCATCGTCCTGACGAGCGAGGAGTACGCCGCCGAGAACGACGTCGACGCCCCCGTCGCGATCACGGGTACCGGCCAGGGCGGCGACCGCATGGCCCTGCACGACCGCGAGTACCTCGCGCGCTCGCCCGCCGCCCGCGAGGCCGGCTCGGAGGCCTACGCCGACGCCGGGGTCGACGCCGCGGACGTCGACTTCGCGGAGGTCCACGACTGCTTCACCATCGCCGAGGTGCTCGCGATCGAATCGCTGGACCTCTTCCCCGTCGGCGAGGGTATCTCGGCGGCCCGCGACGGGCGGACGACCGCCGACGGCGAGACGCCGATCAACCTCTCGGGCGGCCTGAAGGCGAAGGGCCACCCGGTCGGCGCGACCGGCGCGTCCCAGATCGCCGAGGTCGCCACGCTGCTCTCCGGCGACCACCCGAACAGCGCGTTCGTCGAGGACGCGTCGACCGCGGTCGCCCACAACGCCGGTGGTACCGTCGCCAGTGCGACCGTCCACGTCTTAGAGGAGGTGAGCGACCGATGA